The proteins below come from a single Nitrosarchaeum sp. genomic window:
- a CDS encoding UPF0182 family protein: MYSASTDKQVPPPDAGKLVRLIIVAIIAIVIIAVAGNQAVILSMNFTEFGDQFTKPLYYSLVSTIILSAIALVRVNIIGRSSIFWYGLHTAIGFIGKSTQQPLSNNITSFKDYKLSPLQFVIWQITKILLFGAFFVNIMFGFAAISFIDGNNLGIENITNIFSLPFVTPSTDGSYSVEQVVPMIPSLVLLLPPILAAIGLRLVLYVGIHKIINVITSYLQDSQSGKPRYLNYVSTVETIIGVGIVWLGFNLFFTDQIDYNTRYVIGGTLVIGFALLAFALVDRIRARVLTHMFKRDVYIRILTILAIAVIVGGLVSVNNSIADAKKIEYLGPYTAQQISLNRHIGQLNDIKENTHDVKLQSVSPNNIKNYVNQNKDVLNVVRVWDWEAAFAKLKPEIGLIPYVDFEDNDILRFNGTLYWTASMKPILPSSVSLANTWYNEHLVYTHVPNGFLTLEATTGQIIDSSKFFKQREIYYGEGGLFSTTWSAYPNSRTTSAELGGVSYNGAGGLDVSPPLSWTFEPNFLLSFPVESVHVMRYKDVHDRMKTLYPYFLYDLFGKELDSIPVTDGTNSYWLIPLIVGFDTHDVPWSVGNPYLRLVGFALVDTYDGDIQLMKTGDDFFTDMFVSQYSDKFTPIPAWLEEQIRYPVELFNWKAEMYNIYHVNDVETFIQANEFYEVPQGLEAYYVEAKPPGFNQTEFIGLLSLELRGSQGRNLAGYMIVENDLNHLGDLQFYEVPLNSTTKLIGPTAVREALDKDPTFAELKTLLRNPRIGDNILYRVGQHDVYFIPVYTAGSGGVVAQLGTIAAVGAAFTGEYYVGLGDTQEKAFEAYLKKVSGVAGSSTSVNVDYIELGKTDRINIIKSSFTDNKIEISEPTSIQIPLSFKEGEIFFFTENDRLDTQDFLKKFIDNFVKPRTDRVFMWQENNNLNIGTIIVKDNIPEMHYISIEIGN; the protein is encoded by the coding sequence TTGTATAGCGCCTCTACTGACAAACAAGTTCCGCCTCCTGACGCAGGTAAACTTGTCCGATTAATTATAGTTGCAATAATTGCAATTGTAATAATTGCAGTTGCTGGAAATCAGGCAGTAATTTTATCAATGAATTTTACTGAATTTGGGGATCAGTTTACCAAACCACTGTATTATTCCCTTGTCTCAACCATTATTCTTTCAGCTATTGCTCTAGTAAGAGTAAATATCATTGGTAGATCTTCTATCTTTTGGTATGGGCTTCATACGGCAATTGGCTTTATAGGGAAAAGTACTCAACAACCACTCTCAAATAATATTACAAGCTTTAAAGATTACAAGCTTAGCCCATTACAATTTGTAATTTGGCAGATTACCAAGATTTTGCTTTTCGGAGCATTTTTTGTCAATATTATGTTTGGATTTGCAGCTATCTCTTTTATTGATGGGAATAATCTTGGTATTGAAAATATAACTAATATTTTCTCTTTACCATTCGTTACACCAAGTACTGATGGTAGTTATTCGGTTGAACAAGTTGTTCCAATGATTCCATCTCTTGTACTTCTTTTACCTCCAATTCTTGCAGCAATTGGTCTTCGATTGGTTTTGTATGTTGGCATTCATAAAATTATTAATGTCATTACGTCATATCTCCAAGATTCACAAAGCGGAAAACCAAGATATCTCAATTATGTCTCAACAGTAGAAACCATAATTGGTGTGGGAATAGTTTGGTTGGGATTCAATCTCTTTTTCACTGATCAAATTGATTATAATACTAGATATGTGATTGGTGGAACACTTGTAATTGGTTTTGCTCTTTTAGCATTTGCACTTGTAGATAGAATTCGAGCTCGTGTTCTTACTCATATGTTTAAGAGAGATGTTTATATTAGAATTTTAACAATTCTTGCAATTGCAGTTATTGTTGGAGGACTAGTCTCTGTTAACAATAGTATTGCTGATGCAAAAAAAATTGAGTATTTGGGACCATACACTGCTCAACAAATTAGTCTCAATAGACACATTGGCCAACTAAATGATATCAAAGAAAATACTCACGATGTAAAATTACAATCTGTATCGCCAAATAATATCAAAAATTATGTTAATCAAAATAAAGATGTGCTTAATGTTGTTAGAGTATGGGACTGGGAGGCAGCTTTTGCTAAACTAAAACCTGAAATTGGATTAATTCCTTACGTGGATTTTGAGGATAATGATATTCTTCGTTTTAATGGTACATTATACTGGACTGCTTCGATGAAACCAATTTTGCCATCTTCAGTAAGTCTTGCAAACACATGGTATAATGAACATCTTGTATATACTCACGTTCCAAATGGATTTTTAACACTTGAGGCTACAACTGGCCAAATAATTGATAGTAGTAAATTTTTCAAACAACGAGAAATCTATTATGGTGAAGGAGGTCTCTTTTCTACAACCTGGTCTGCATATCCAAACTCTAGGACTACTAGTGCCGAACTTGGAGGTGTATCTTATAATGGTGCAGGAGGATTAGATGTATCTCCACCACTTAGCTGGACTTTTGAACCAAACTTTTTACTTTCATTTCCTGTCGAATCTGTACATGTGATGCGATACAAAGATGTTCATGATAGAATGAAAACTTTGTATCCGTATTTTCTGTATGATCTTTTTGGTAAAGAACTAGATTCTATTCCAGTAACTGATGGCACAAATTCCTATTGGCTTATTCCTTTGATAGTTGGATTTGATACTCACGATGTACCATGGTCTGTTGGAAATCCATATTTGAGATTAGTAGGATTTGCTCTCGTAGATACCTATGATGGTGATATCCAATTAATGAAAACAGGTGATGATTTCTTTACCGATATGTTTGTTAGTCAATACTCTGACAAGTTCACACCAATACCTGCTTGGCTTGAGGAACAAATACGATATCCAGTTGAACTCTTTAATTGGAAAGCAGAGATGTATAACATTTATCATGTAAATGATGTTGAAACATTTATTCAAGCAAATGAATTTTATGAAGTTCCTCAAGGACTAGAGGCATATTATGTTGAAGCAAAACCTCCAGGTTTTAATCAAACTGAATTCATTGGTTTACTTTCATTAGAACTTAGAGGTTCTCAAGGAAGAAATCTTGCAGGATACATGATAGTTGAAAACGATCTTAATCATTTAGGAGATTTACAATTCTATGAAGTTCCATTAAACTCTACTACTAAATTGATTGGTCCTACTGCAGTTAGAGAAGCATTAGATAAAGATCCTACATTTGCAGAACTAAAGACTCTTTTAAGAAATCCTAGAATTGGAGATAATATTCTGTACAGAGTTGGTCAGCATGATGTTTACTTTATACCTGTATACACTGCAGGTTCTGGTGGAGTTGTTGCACAACTTGGTACTATTGCAGCAGTAGGTGCAGCCTTTACTGGTGAATATTATGTTGGTCTTGGAGATACTCAAGAAAAAGCCTTTGAAGCATATTTGAAAAAGGTATCTGGCGTAGCTGGTTCCTCAACTTCAGTTAATGTAGATTATATTGAATTAGGAAAAACAGATAGAATCAATATTATAAAATCATCATTTACAGATAATAAAATTGAGATCTCTGAGCCAACATCAATTCAGATTCCATTATCATTTAAAGAGGGAGAAATATTCTTCTTTACTGAAAATGATCGTCTTGATACACAAGATTTCTTGAAAAAATTCATAGATAATTTTGTAAAACCAAGAACTGATAGAGTATTCATGTGGCAAGAAAACAATAATCTCAATATTGGAACAATAATAGTAAAAGACAATATTCCTGAAATGCATTACATTTCAATTGAAATTGGAAATTAA
- a CDS encoding gamma-glutamyl-gamma-aminobutyrate hydrolase family protein (Members of this family of hydrolases with an active site Cys residue belong to MEROPS family C26.): MLLIIDNGSVYTKTLIDFLTEKNILFKIETPEILDLKSLDNYNSFILSGRRKNEKITNQINSKIINHAIQNNKKLLGICYGAEMLALTLGGTIRKLAISQKGTQKININKENSLVTNDIEVFESHGFEISKLPKFLHVLGSSKNCKIEIIQYENKPIFGTQFHPEMSNDGQNLIQKFCSL; the protein is encoded by the coding sequence ATGCTACTAATAATTGATAATGGGTCTGTTTACACAAAAACTCTGATTGATTTTTTAACTGAAAAAAATATTTTATTTAAAATTGAAACACCTGAAATATTAGATTTAAAGTCTTTAGATAATTATAATTCATTTATTCTATCTGGAAGAAGAAAAAATGAAAAAATAACAAACCAAATTAATTCTAAAATTATTAATCATGCAATTCAAAATAATAAAAAATTATTAGGAATATGTTATGGCGCGGAAATGTTGGCTTTGACTTTGGGTGGAACAATTAGAAAACTTGCAATATCTCAAAAAGGTACGCAAAAAATTAACATTAACAAAGAAAACTCACTTGTTACAAATGATATAGAAGTATTTGAAAGCCATGGATTTGAAATTTCTAAATTACCAAAGTTTTTACATGTTCTGGGTTCATCTAAAAACTGTAAAATTGAAATTATTCAATATGAGAATAAACCCATTTTTGGAACTCAATTTCATCCTGAAATGAGTAATGATGGTCAAAATTTGATTCAAAAATTCTGTTCTCTATGA
- a CDS encoding tetratricopeptide repeat protein produces MDTNDHQLLLPLVDEENICLPLPINVVSKYWNITLPMSEAIESAKQYPNSNGSVLIEGIESAERHGLKCKIINSSLSELKKIIASGIPPIVILPGIPEITQHASVLSGYDDDEKTILHYIQKGNYEGEQQVGAIPQELFDKEWSEDGRLLIILAPPDVFSSIKLNDTNEISNRLCLISERLIIQKNLSDALASLKKAIESDENNPTALYLIASLLNEQNSNDCVKYYEKCIALNKRFYLAYVGLGNYYLKNNQFEKAEIQYSKAIEINPKRSAKIYKNRAYLKEKQKKNSDAKNDLKNYLKLFPKAKDRGIIEQAIREL; encoded by the coding sequence ATGGACACGAATGACCATCAACTTTTACTTCCTTTAGTAGATGAAGAAAATATTTGCTTGCCTTTGCCAATAAATGTAGTTTCAAAATATTGGAATATTACACTTCCAATGTCTGAAGCTATTGAATCTGCTAAACAATATCCGAATTCTAATGGAAGTGTCTTAATTGAAGGAATTGAATCTGCAGAAAGGCATGGACTAAAGTGTAAAATTATTAATTCATCTTTATCTGAATTAAAAAAAATTATTGCATCAGGAATTCCTCCAATAGTTATTTTACCTGGAATTCCTGAAATCACACAACACGCTTCAGTATTATCTGGATATGACGATGATGAAAAAACCATTCTTCATTACATCCAAAAAGGGAATTATGAAGGTGAACAACAAGTGGGAGCTATTCCGCAAGAACTTTTTGATAAAGAATGGTCTGAAGATGGACGATTGTTAATTATTTTAGCACCACCCGATGTCTTTTCTTCTATAAAACTAAATGATACCAACGAAATCTCAAATCGATTATGTCTTATTTCTGAAAGATTAATCATACAAAAAAATCTTTCTGACGCTTTGGCATCTTTAAAAAAAGCAATTGAATCAGATGAAAATAATCCAACTGCATTATATCTAATAGCTAGTTTACTTAATGAACAAAACTCTAATGATTGTGTAAAGTATTATGAGAAATGTATTGCTCTTAACAAAAGGTTTTACCTTGCATATGTAGGACTCGGTAACTATTATCTTAAAAACAATCAATTTGAAAAAGCTGAAATTCAGTATAGTAAAGCAATTGAAATCAATCCTAAAAGATCTGCAAAAATTTACAAAAATAGAGCTTATCTCAAAGAAAAACAAAAAAAGAATTCTGATGCAAAAAATGATCTAAAAAATTATCTGAAACTTTTCCCAAAAGCTAAAGATCGTGGGATTATCGAGCAAGCAATAAGAGAATTATGA
- a CDS encoding zinc-domain-containing protein, which produces MDARCPECEKVAILNDEITIVKCPHCNFEADYDTYLEIMKDQAINMSYDYIPKRPGL; this is translated from the coding sequence ATGGATGCACGTTGCCCTGAATGTGAGAAAGTAGCAATTTTAAATGACGAAATTACTATAGTAAAATGCCCGCATTGTAATTTTGAAGCAGATTATGATACATATCTTGAGATAATGAAAGATCAAGCAATTAACATGTCATATGATTATATACCAAAAAGACCTGGGCTTTAA
- a CDS encoding S6e family ribosomal protein, producing MTNFKLTVSDVKGKSITKELKDNDANKLLGLQLGNETDASIVGLQGKLRLTGGSDKSGVPMRNDIHGSARKYILLSKGVGLQAAEIGQRVRKLMRGNTVSEEIYQINCKFDGELPVEAPTEVATEPKENK from the coding sequence TTGACAAACTTCAAACTTACCGTATCTGATGTAAAAGGAAAATCTATTACTAAAGAGTTGAAAGACAATGATGCAAACAAGTTACTTGGTTTACAACTCGGTAATGAAACAGATGCGTCTATTGTAGGATTGCAAGGGAAACTAAGGCTTACTGGTGGCAGTGATAAATCTGGAGTACCAATGAGAAATGATATTCATGGATCTGCAAGAAAATATATTTTACTTTCAAAGGGAGTTGGATTACAAGCAGCAGAAATAGGTCAGAGAGTAAGAAAACTTATGCGTGGTAATACAGTTTCAGAAGAGATATACCAAATAAATTGTAAATTTGACGGAGAACTACCAGTAGAAGCTCCTACTGAAGTAGCAACAGAACCTAAAGAAAATAAATAA
- a CDS encoding translation initiation factor IF-2 subunit gamma, translating into MHWRETLPDWYIKKYGHQPCVNIGTAGHVDHGKTTLIQALTGSWTSVHSQELKRGITIRVGYSDAAFYKCKSCEEPLGYSTTPKCKNCGKESELSRVVSFVDSPGHESLMANMLSGSALMDGALLLVASNEPVPKPQTKEHFLALQTLGIQQIVIVQNKVDLISYEEAIANQKDITKFVKGTNAAKAPIIPISAQSGLNIDALIGAIESTIKTPERDESKEPIMHVLRSFDVNKPGIKLKNIKGGVIGGSLTQGTLNVGDEIEIKPGIMDEKKKSYEPLLTEITSLGTAAGIVDSVKPGGLVAIGTKLDPAMTRSDSFIGSVIGKPGTLPENSTQISLEVNLFDSAVGAAEDTKVLPIQVGELLRLNIGTAPILGKVSKIKSNSIDVELRRPACIFEGGNVAISRRITDRWRLIGAGILG; encoded by the coding sequence ATGCACTGGCGAGAAACTCTTCCTGATTGGTACATAAAAAAATATGGTCATCAACCATGTGTAAATATTGGAACTGCAGGTCATGTTGATCATGGAAAAACTACACTTATTCAAGCATTAACAGGTTCATGGACAAGTGTTCATAGTCAAGAACTAAAAAGGGGAATTACTATACGTGTAGGTTATTCTGATGCAGCATTTTACAAATGTAAAAGTTGTGAAGAACCATTAGGATACTCTACAACTCCAAAATGTAAAAACTGTGGAAAAGAAAGCGAGTTATCTAGAGTCGTTAGTTTTGTAGATAGTCCAGGACATGAAAGTCTGATGGCAAACATGCTATCAGGTTCAGCTTTAATGGATGGAGCATTATTGCTAGTGGCTTCTAATGAACCAGTACCTAAACCGCAAACCAAAGAACATTTTTTGGCACTTCAAACACTTGGAATACAACAAATTGTAATTGTGCAAAATAAAGTAGATTTAATTTCATATGAAGAAGCCATTGCTAATCAAAAAGATATTACAAAATTTGTTAAAGGAACAAATGCTGCAAAAGCACCAATCATTCCAATATCTGCTCAATCAGGACTTAACATAGATGCTTTGATTGGTGCAATTGAATCAACCATTAAGACTCCAGAAAGAGATGAATCTAAAGAACCGATAATGCATGTATTGAGATCATTTGATGTCAACAAACCTGGAATTAAATTAAAAAATATCAAAGGTGGTGTTATTGGTGGTAGTTTAACACAGGGAACTTTGAATGTAGGTGATGAAATTGAAATTAAACCAGGGATAATGGATGAAAAAAAGAAATCATATGAACCACTACTTACAGAGATTACTTCTCTAGGTACAGCGGCTGGTATAGTAGATTCTGTAAAACCAGGAGGTTTGGTAGCAATTGGTACAAAACTAGATCCTGCAATGACAAGAAGTGATTCGTTTATCGGTTCTGTAATTGGAAAACCTGGAACACTACCGGAAAATTCAACTCAAATAAGTCTAGAAGTAAATTTATTTGATTCTGCAGTTGGAGCAGCTGAAGATACTAAAGTACTTCCAATCCAAGTTGGAGAATTACTACGATTAAACATAGGAACTGCTCCAATTCTAGGTAAAGTTTCTAAAATAAAATCAAATAGTATAGACGTTGAACTTAGAAGACCAGCTTGCATATTTGAAGGTGGAAATGTCGCAATTAGTAGGAGAATTACTGACCGATGGAGATTAATTGGTGCAGGAATCCTTGGTTGA
- a CDS encoding twitching motility protein PilT: protein MVEVICDTNFLIHLATRRIKNIDNLDVEIGQVIFVVPQVVQNELSGLIKNPKKQQDISQTLNFIKNFKVLPINGNFADKELINYVKKNGSIIATMDKELKKQIKKHGGTIMSLSNNKIILES, encoded by the coding sequence TTGGTTGAAGTTATCTGTGATACAAATTTCTTAATTCATCTAGCAACTAGAAGAATCAAAAACATTGATAATCTTGATGTTGAAATAGGACAAGTTATTTTTGTTGTTCCACAAGTTGTTCAAAATGAACTTTCTGGATTAATCAAAAATCCTAAAAAACAACAGGATATTAGTCAAACATTAAATTTCATAAAAAATTTCAAAGTACTTCCTATAAATGGAAATTTTGCAGATAAAGAACTAATTAATTATGTAAAAAAAAATGGTTCCATTATTGCCACCATGGACAAAGAATTAAAAAAACAAATCAAAAAACATGGTGGAACTATAATGTCTTTATCAAATAATAAAATTATTCTAGAATCATAG
- a CDS encoding YbhB/YbcL family Raf kinase inhibitor-like protein: protein MTNLILESSAFKNGEQIPKKYGYKNSNVNPPLTIKGIPKDTKSLVLIMDDPDAMGAVGKVWVHWLMWNIAPIAEIKENSIPVGAIEGKTDFGEIGYGGPAPPDKEHTYIFKLYALDTNLNLKEGTSKKDVENSMKDHILAEAKLTGRYSP, encoded by the coding sequence ATGACTAATTTAATTTTGGAAAGTAGTGCTTTCAAAAATGGAGAGCAAATTCCAAAAAAATATGGCTATAAAAATTCTAATGTAAATCCACCATTGACTATTAAGGGAATACCAAAAGATACAAAATCACTGGTGCTTATAATGGATGATCCTGATGCAATGGGTGCAGTAGGAAAAGTTTGGGTACATTGGTTAATGTGGAATATTGCACCTATTGCAGAAATCAAAGAAAATTCAATTCCTGTTGGTGCAATTGAAGGTAAAACTGATTTTGGAGAAATCGGTTATGGTGGTCCAGCTCCGCCTGACAAAGAACATACTTACATTTTCAAATTATATGCGTTAGATACAAACTTGAATCTCAAGGAAGGCACATCAAAAAAAGATGTAGAAAACTCAATGAAAGATCATATTCTTGCCGAAGCTAAACTGACAGGTAGATACTCTCCTTAA
- a CDS encoding STT3 domain-containing protein encodes MISNVTLVSLGKFDLKLHHLLIVGILSLSFSISFLVRSQAADYGWELNEFDPFFNYRATQYIVDNGINAYFEWNDDLSWYPHGRDVSQTSQVVLHVTAAVTYWIFGGGMELYDFTILFPVVFGSLSTIVIFALVRVIGGTTAGLLSALLFSVSLPLIVRGAIGWFKSEPLGLFLGILALYFLLSGLNSKNRKIAIVKLIAAGITVPLSISAWGGSQFFIIPIGIFFLTLPFVRSDHKFIMWAIPLFTAIVFLISLSFERLSSSFIFGLGGASLLIPTIFIVACIFLQSKSNENKKTRNGLLFLAAILIIGASLLIINAESEFLSLPSYRYLNAINPFLTTSVPLIDSVAEHASTTISQSFLFHSILMIFAGLGVWLIIKNQKEKSSNFIKNDMILFSLIFGLIGIYVSSAFVRLEVFASISLIILSSMGLSILVRNILTNTESKKSKNLIIKSSFLAGIIILLIIPISFPENSNWVTAAKSPPTILNGGTAYPISTNDWTESMEWIKNNTPKDAVIASWWDYGYWISTLGERASIADNSTLNTTIIQNLAKMLMSSPDQAWKMLTEMQADYVVVFVSGQRLAVDNEGQALYVLQGGGDESKKQWFIRIAEKPLTEFLESDGMSGNEHFWNETLLGKMFPFTPLAYVNFQTNQQSATYQPGFTPVYVKNIKYPSDSNGPLRLVHASPSFDIGKGQPMIGVFIYQVNKDYVPLN; translated from the coding sequence TTGATTTCAAACGTAACTTTGGTTTCATTAGGAAAATTTGATCTGAAATTACACCATCTCTTAATTGTAGGAATTCTATCACTATCTTTTTCTATTTCATTTTTAGTTAGATCACAAGCAGCTGATTATGGTTGGGAATTAAATGAATTTGATCCTTTTTTCAATTACAGAGCTACACAATATATCGTTGATAATGGAATAAATGCATATTTTGAATGGAATGATGATCTTAGTTGGTATCCTCACGGAAGAGATGTTTCACAAACTTCTCAAGTAGTCCTTCATGTTACTGCTGCTGTCACGTATTGGATTTTTGGCGGAGGTATGGAACTTTATGATTTTACCATTTTATTTCCAGTTGTTTTTGGTTCTCTTAGCACTATTGTAATTTTTGCGCTAGTCAGAGTGATTGGTGGAACAACTGCAGGATTGCTTTCTGCATTGTTATTTTCCGTATCGTTACCTCTGATAGTAAGAGGTGCAATTGGTTGGTTCAAATCTGAACCTCTTGGGTTGTTTTTAGGCATTTTAGCACTCTATTTTTTGCTTAGCGGTCTTAATTCTAAAAATAGAAAGATAGCAATTGTAAAATTAATAGCTGCAGGAATTACTGTACCGTTATCTATCTCTGCATGGGGCGGTAGCCAGTTTTTTATAATTCCTATAGGCATTTTCTTTCTTACGTTACCTTTTGTAAGATCTGATCATAAATTTATCATGTGGGCAATTCCTCTTTTCACTGCAATTGTATTTTTGATCTCTCTAAGTTTTGAAAGATTGAGTTCAAGTTTTATTTTTGGATTGGGAGGAGCTTCATTACTAATTCCGACAATCTTCATTGTTGCTTGTATTTTCCTTCAAAGTAAAAGTAATGAAAACAAAAAAACTAGAAATGGCTTGTTGTTTTTAGCTGCCATTCTGATAATCGGTGCAAGTCTTTTAATTATTAATGCAGAATCAGAATTTTTATCTCTCCCAAGTTATAGATATCTAAATGCAATTAATCCGTTTTTGACCACTTCAGTTCCCTTGATAGATTCAGTTGCAGAGCATGCTAGCACAACAATTTCACAGTCATTTCTGTTTCATTCTATTCTAATGATATTTGCAGGATTAGGAGTATGGTTGATCATAAAAAATCAAAAAGAAAAAAGTTCTAATTTTATTAAAAATGATATGATTTTATTTTCATTAATTTTTGGATTAATTGGGATCTATGTTAGTTCCGCATTCGTAAGATTGGAAGTATTTGCGTCTATATCTTTGATAATATTGTCTTCAATGGGGTTGTCAATACTTGTAAGAAATATTTTAACCAATACAGAGAGCAAAAAATCTAAAAATCTGATTATAAAATCTTCATTTCTTGCAGGAATTATAATTCTTTTAATCATTCCAATTTCTTTCCCAGAGAATAGTAATTGGGTTACGGCAGCAAAATCACCCCCTACAATTCTTAATGGTGGTACTGCTTATCCAATAAGTACAAATGATTGGACAGAATCAATGGAATGGATAAAAAATAACACTCCCAAAGATGCTGTAATTGCATCTTGGTGGGACTATGGGTACTGGATATCTACGTTGGGTGAACGAGCCTCAATAGCTGACAATTCTACATTAAATACCACTATTATACAAAATCTAGCAAAAATGTTAATGAGTTCTCCAGATCAAGCATGGAAAATGTTAACAGAGATGCAAGCTGATTATGTAGTAGTTTTTGTTTCAGGTCAGAGATTGGCAGTTGACAATGAAGGTCAAGCTCTTTATGTATTACAAGGCGGTGGAGATGAATCAAAAAAACAGTGGTTCATACGAATTGCTGAAAAACCTTTAACAGAATTTTTAGAATCTGATGGTATGAGCGGTAATGAGCATTTTTGGAATGAAACCTTATTGGGAAAAATGTTTCCTTTTACTCCATTAGCATATGTTAATTTCCAAACAAATCAACAATCTGCAACATACCAACCAGGATTTACTCCTGTATATGTAAAAAATATAAAATATCCCTCTGACAGCAACGGTCCATTAAGATTAGTTCATGCATCACCAAGTTTTGATATAGGAAAAGGTCAACCAATGATAGGCGTATTTATCTATCAAGTAAACAAAGATTACGTTCCACTCAACTAA
- a CDS encoding RNA-protein complex protein Nop10 → MRFQLRKCLKCNHYSLKEKCPLCNEETISAHPAKFSPDDKYMRYRLAERYN, encoded by the coding sequence ATGAGATTCCAATTAAGAAAATGTTTAAAATGTAATCATTATTCACTTAAAGAAAAATGTCCTTTATGTAATGAAGAGACTATCTCAGCACATCCAGCAAAGTTTTCACCAGATGACAAATACATGAGATATAGATTGGCTGAAAGATATAATTAA
- a CDS encoding translation initiation factor IF-2 subunit alpha: MSTEIQEMPEQGEIVLATITKVMDHGAYVTLDEYNGIQGFLHISEIAPGWIRSVSKFVKDGEKKVLLVKKVNSDRGDIDLSLKQVSKDQKKQKLKEVKKFEKGKTLLQNVKEKGNLSDEDIEKLEDVIYSKFDSVYDAFIEIARNGIESIKELKLPKKTATVIEEICSKIKLPSVEIRGIMEITNNKSDGVEIIKKALLDATKKDPTIDITYLGAPKYRLSITAEDFKSAEKTLKPILVEIQDSIEKKKGSFKFTREESKKTREN; encoded by the coding sequence ATGTCTACTGAAATTCAAGAGATGCCAGAGCAAGGGGAAATTGTTCTTGCTACAATTACCAAAGTTATGGATCACGGAGCATATGTTACACTAGATGAATATAACGGAATTCAAGGATTTTTGCATATCTCAGAAATTGCACCTGGTTGGATTAGATCAGTTAGTAAGTTTGTAAAAGATGGTGAGAAAAAAGTTCTACTAGTAAAAAAAGTAAACTCTGATAGAGGAGATATAGATCTATCATTAAAACAAGTGTCAAAGGATCAAAAAAAGCAAAAGCTAAAAGAAGTTAAGAAATTTGAAAAGGGAAAAACTTTACTGCAAAATGTTAAAGAAAAAGGAAATCTCTCAGATGAGGATATTGAGAAATTAGAAGATGTAATTTATTCAAAATTTGATTCGGTATATGACGCATTTATTGAAATTGCAAGAAATGGGATAGAATCAATAAAAGAGCTAAAACTTCCTAAAAAAACGGCAACCGTTATTGAAGAAATATGTTCTAAAATTAAACTACCTTCAGTAGAAATTAGAGGAATTATGGAAATCACCAATAATAAATCAGATGGAGTTGAAATTATTAAAAAAGCACTTTTGGATGCAACAAAAAAAGATCCTACTATAGATATTACGTATTTGGGTGCCCCAAAATATAGATTATCCATTACTGCCGAAGATTTTAAATCCGCTGAAAAAACACTAAAACCAATACTTGTAGAGATTCAAGACAGCATAGAAAAAAAGAAAGGTTCATTCAAATTTACTAGAGAAGAATCTAAAAAAACAAGAGAAAATTAA